A DNA window from Micromonospora inyonensis contains the following coding sequences:
- a CDS encoding Na+/H+ antiporter subunit A has translation MLVLLILHFVAALLAPLLVRWWGPRACYPLALAPAAAFGWALAWTPAVRDGAALVENHSWIRHLQLDLTFRMTTLSWLMTLLVGGIGALVLVYCAGYLAPGEPELGRFAGVLVAFAGAMLGLVLADNLLLLYVCWELTTVFSYLLIGHDPERRASRWAAAQALTVTTLGGLAMLVGFVMLGQRAGTYRWSEITEVPPDGGYLTVAVLLVLTGALAKSALLPFTAWLPAAMAAPTPVSAYLHAAAMVKAGVYLVGLLAPVLAHTPPWRPVTTVAGLATLVVGGWAALRQTDLKLLLAYGTLSQLGLLVAVTGAGTREAALAGLALLLAHALFKATLFLVVGVVDHVTGTRDLRELTGLRRRLPLLWIVAVLAAASMAGVPPLVGFVAKEAVLYAFLDDPLALGVVLVGSVFTVAYSVRFLWGAFGGKPGVDPVPVERPAGALVVPPALLALTGLLLGPLAGPVGALLTPYAEAFPGGDHPLALWSGLQPAFWLSLLVLGTGGLLFLLRGALAPVLARLRAPVPGVDVYERTVHAFDRVAIELTSRIQRGSLPQYLGTILVVLVVLPGGAMLLVRPWPVPTRLWDSPVQLLVGLVVAVAAVLAVAARTRLTAMLLVGVTGYGTAMIFVVHGAPDLALTQILVETATITFFVLALRRLPPRFSVRPLRRSRWIRRGIGVAVGAALAGLAVAAAGSRRLPPVSVDFPPLAVEEGHGRNVVNVILVDIRAWDTVGEISVLVVAATGVASLIFERSRTDPRPRRRGVSGGRPEPGRRVWLRGGPTLHERRRSLVFEVVTRLIFHSVVLFSLFLLFSGHNAPGGGFVGGLVAGLALTLRYLAGGRYELEDAAPVGAGTVLGVGLGTAVGSGVVALLASGTLLESSRIDLSLPGIGDFYLVTSLVFDIGVYLVVVGLALDVLRTLGAEVDRQIQIGGEADRGLAAERRGGQR, from the coding sequence GTGCTCGTACTGCTGATCCTCCACTTCGTGGCGGCTCTGCTCGCGCCGCTGCTGGTCCGGTGGTGGGGACCACGGGCCTGTTATCCGCTGGCCCTGGCACCTGCCGCCGCGTTCGGCTGGGCGCTGGCGTGGACCCCGGCGGTACGTGACGGGGCCGCCCTGGTCGAGAACCACTCCTGGATCCGCCACCTCCAGCTCGACCTGACGTTCCGGATGACCACCCTCTCCTGGCTGATGACCCTGCTGGTCGGCGGGATCGGTGCGCTGGTGCTGGTGTACTGCGCCGGCTACCTAGCCCCGGGTGAGCCGGAGCTCGGCCGGTTCGCCGGCGTCCTCGTCGCCTTCGCCGGGGCGATGCTCGGGCTCGTCCTCGCCGACAACCTGCTCCTGCTCTACGTCTGCTGGGAACTCACCACGGTCTTCTCGTACCTGCTGATCGGGCACGATCCGGAGCGGCGGGCGAGCCGCTGGGCCGCCGCCCAGGCGTTGACCGTCACCACGCTGGGCGGGCTGGCGATGCTGGTCGGGTTCGTCATGCTCGGGCAACGGGCCGGCACCTACCGCTGGTCGGAGATCACCGAGGTGCCGCCCGACGGTGGGTACCTGACCGTCGCCGTCCTGCTCGTGCTGACGGGGGCGCTGGCGAAGTCGGCCCTCCTGCCGTTCACCGCGTGGCTGCCGGCGGCGATGGCCGCACCCACCCCGGTCAGCGCCTACCTGCACGCGGCGGCCATGGTCAAGGCCGGCGTCTACCTGGTCGGGCTGCTGGCCCCGGTACTGGCCCACACCCCGCCCTGGCGGCCGGTCACCACCGTGGCCGGGCTCGCCACCCTGGTCGTCGGCGGCTGGGCGGCGCTGCGCCAGACCGACCTGAAGCTGCTGCTGGCGTACGGGACGCTGAGCCAGCTCGGCCTGCTCGTGGCGGTGACCGGCGCGGGCACCCGGGAGGCGGCGCTGGCCGGACTGGCGCTGCTGCTGGCCCACGCCCTGTTCAAGGCGACCCTGTTCCTGGTGGTCGGCGTCGTCGACCACGTCACCGGCACCCGGGACCTGCGCGAGCTGACCGGGCTGCGGCGTCGGCTGCCGCTGCTCTGGATCGTCGCCGTTCTCGCCGCCGCGTCGATGGCCGGCGTCCCGCCGCTGGTCGGGTTCGTCGCCAAGGAGGCCGTGCTGTACGCGTTCCTCGACGACCCGCTCGCCCTCGGCGTCGTGCTGGTCGGGTCGGTCTTCACCGTCGCCTACAGCGTCCGGTTCCTCTGGGGGGCCTTCGGCGGGAAACCCGGCGTCGACCCGGTGCCCGTCGAGCGGCCGGCCGGCGCGCTCGTGGTCCCACCGGCCCTGCTGGCCCTCACCGGTCTCCTCCTCGGGCCGCTCGCCGGGCCGGTCGGTGCGCTCCTCACCCCGTACGCCGAGGCGTTTCCCGGCGGCGACCACCCGCTGGCGCTCTGGTCCGGGCTCCAGCCCGCGTTCTGGTTGTCCCTGCTGGTGCTCGGCACCGGTGGGCTGCTCTTCCTGCTGCGGGGCGCGCTCGCCCCCGTGCTGGCCCGGCTACGCGCCCCGGTGCCGGGCGTGGACGTGTACGAGCGGACCGTCCACGCCTTCGACCGGGTCGCGATCGAGCTGACCAGCCGGATCCAGCGCGGCTCCCTGCCGCAGTACCTCGGCACCATCCTCGTCGTCCTGGTGGTGCTCCCCGGCGGGGCGATGCTGCTGGTCCGGCCCTGGCCGGTGCCCACCCGGCTCTGGGACAGCCCGGTGCAGCTGCTGGTGGGCCTCGTCGTCGCGGTGGCGGCGGTGCTCGCCGTGGCCGCCCGCACCCGGCTGACCGCGATGTTGCTGGTCGGGGTGACCGGATACGGCACCGCGATGATCTTCGTGGTGCACGGCGCACCCGATCTGGCGCTGACCCAGATCCTCGTCGAGACCGCGACGATCACCTTCTTCGTGTTGGCGTTGCGCCGGCTGCCGCCCCGCTTCTCGGTCCGCCCCCTGCGGCGCAGCCGGTGGATCCGCCGGGGGATCGGGGTGGCGGTCGGCGCGGCCCTCGCCGGGCTGGCCGTCGCGGCGGCCGGCAGCCGTCGCCTCCCCCCGGTCTCGGTGGACTTCCCGCCACTCGCCGTCGAGGAGGGACACGGCCGGAACGTGGTCAACGTGATCCTGGTCGACATCCGCGCGTGGGACACCGTCGGCGAGATCTCGGTACTCGTGGTGGCGGCCACCGGCGTGGCCAGCCTGATCTTCGAACGGTCCCGCACCGACCCCCGCCCGCGTCGCCGGGGCGTGTCCGGCGGCCGCCCCGAGCCGGGTCGACGGGTCTGGCTGCGGGGCGGGCCGACCCTGCACGAACGCCGACGGTCGCTGGTCTTCGAGGTGGTCACCCGGCTGATCTTCCACAGCGTCGTGCTCTTCTCCCTCTTCCTGCTCTTCTCCGGGCACAACGCGCCGGGGGGCGGCTTCGTCGGTGGGCTGGTGGCGGGGTTGGCGTTGACCCTGCGCTACCTGGCCGGCGGCCGGTACGAGCTGGAGGACGCCGCCCCGGTGGGAGCCGGCACGGTGCTCGGCGTCGGGCTGGGGACCGCCGTGGGCAGCGGGGTGGTCGCGCTGCTGGCCAGCGGGACGCTGCTGGAGAGCAGCCGAATCGACCTGAGCCTGCCCGGAATCGGCGACTTCTACCTGGTCACGTCCCTCGTCTTCGACATCGGGGTCTACCTGGTCGTCGTCGGCCTGGCGCTGGACGTCCTGCGCACCCTCGGCGCGGAGGTGGACCGCCAGATCCAGATCGGCGGGGAGGCGGACCGGGGACTGGCCGCCGAGCGGCGGGGAGGGCAACGGTGA
- a CDS encoding ATP-dependent helicase, translating into MGDVTEMLAEFGAPTREWFTAAFAAPTPAQAGAWRAVAAGRHALVVAPTGSGKTLAAFLWSLDRLAREPVPDDRRRRCRVLYVSPLKALAVDVERNLRTPLAGIRQAATRLGVAPPDVTVGMRTGDTPADERRAFARTPPDVLITTPESLFLLLTSAARDSLRGVETVILDEVHAVAGTKRGAHLALSLERLDELLPRPAQRIGLSATVRPIDACARFLGGSRPVDVVQPPSAKTIELSVQVPVADMARLDEVEPSEDDLGGPGPRRASIWPAVEERVLALVRTHRSTIVFTNSRRSAERLCARLNELAADPPPEPASPRPPAEIVAQSGTADGAAPVIARAHHGSVSREERKHIEEALKSGQLPCVVATSSLELGIDMGAVDLVVQIEAPPSVAAGLQRVGRAGHQVGAVSRGVVFPKHRGDLLSCAVVADRMAAGAIEELHHPRNPLDVLAQQIVAMVALEPWRVDELAAVVRRAAPFAELPDSALHAVLDMLSGRYPSTAFAELRPRLVWDRATDVLTGRQGAQRLAVTSGGTIPDRGLFGVFLAGAERAARVGELDEEMVYESRVGDVFLLGSSSWRIEEITPDRVLVSPAPGQAARMPFWKGDQAGRPVELGRAIGARVRALLRQDDESALATLRAGGLDDWAAGNLMAYLREQQAATRSLPDDRTVVVERFRDELGDWRLAVHSVLGARVNGPWALAIGRRLAERYGVDAQVMPADDGIVVRLPDTADAPPGADVVAFDPDEITQLVEESVGTSALFAARFRECAARSLLLPRRDPRRRQPLWQQRQRAAQLLDVAREYGDFPVTLEAARECLQDVFDLPALTTLMRELATRRVRLVEVETSPPSPFARSLLFGYVGAFLYEGDAPLAERRAAALALDSGLLGELLGRVDLRELLDPTVLAETDRQLRWLTEQRRPRDAEDVVELLRVLGDLTDAELAERGVPADWPTGLAAARRVLRLRIAGQERWVGVEDAARLRDALGVALPVGVPEAYLAPVADPLGDLVSRYARTHGPFAAATCAARFGLGVAVVEQTLRRLAATGRVVSGEFLPQSAGTQWCDAEVLRLLRRRSLAALRREIEPVPPRTLATFLPRWQQIGAAARGVEALAAAVEQLQGVAVPASALERLVLPARVADYSPAFLDELCASGELVWAGSGAISGGDGWVTLAYADAAPLLLPAPDEALALTPAHQAVLDALADGQALFFRSLSDRVGSGDDAVLTAVLWDLVWAGHLTNDTLAPLRASLGGGGAHRARPAAPRTRYRRPGRMALPARSGPPTVAGRWSRLPERDTDPTRRAAALADLLLERHGVLTRGAVVAEQVTGGFSAVYPVLSGLEERGAARRGYFVEGLGAAQFAVPGAVDRLRALADTADGTRTRGGAPLVLAATDPANPYGAALPWPERVVDSGDGTAPATGHRAARKAGALVVLVDGELVLYVERGGRTILSFSAEAEALTGAAKALADAVHSGALGAISVERADGEAVHVSPLRDALTTAGFRATPRGLRLRG; encoded by the coding sequence ATGGGAGACGTGACGGAGATGCTGGCGGAGTTCGGCGCACCGACGCGGGAGTGGTTCACCGCCGCCTTCGCCGCGCCCACGCCCGCGCAGGCGGGCGCGTGGCGGGCGGTCGCCGCCGGACGACACGCGCTGGTCGTCGCCCCCACCGGCTCCGGCAAGACGCTCGCCGCGTTCCTCTGGTCCCTGGACCGGCTGGCCCGGGAGCCGGTGCCGGACGACCGGCGGCGACGCTGCCGGGTGCTCTACGTCAGTCCGCTCAAGGCCCTGGCGGTGGACGTCGAGCGGAACCTGCGCACCCCGCTGGCGGGCATCCGGCAGGCGGCCACCCGGCTCGGGGTCGCACCGCCGGACGTCACCGTCGGGATGCGCACCGGTGACACCCCCGCCGACGAGCGCCGGGCCTTCGCACGCACCCCGCCGGACGTCCTCATCACCACCCCGGAGTCACTGTTCCTGCTGCTCACCTCGGCGGCGCGGGACTCCCTGCGCGGAGTCGAGACGGTCATCCTCGACGAGGTGCACGCGGTGGCCGGCACGAAACGCGGCGCGCACCTGGCGCTCTCCCTGGAACGCCTCGACGAACTCCTCCCCCGGCCGGCGCAGCGGATCGGCCTGTCCGCGACGGTCCGTCCGATCGACGCCTGCGCCCGGTTCCTGGGCGGCTCCCGGCCGGTCGACGTGGTGCAGCCACCGTCCGCCAAGACCATCGAGCTCAGCGTCCAGGTGCCGGTGGCGGACATGGCCCGGCTCGACGAGGTCGAACCCTCCGAGGACGACCTCGGCGGCCCCGGCCCCCGCCGGGCCTCGATCTGGCCGGCGGTGGAGGAGCGGGTCCTCGCCCTGGTCCGGACACACCGCTCGACGATCGTCTTCACCAACTCGCGACGCAGTGCCGAACGGCTCTGCGCCCGCCTCAACGAGCTGGCCGCCGACCCGCCACCCGAGCCGGCGTCACCCCGACCGCCGGCCGAGATCGTCGCCCAGTCCGGCACCGCCGACGGGGCCGCCCCGGTGATCGCCCGCGCCCACCACGGCAGCGTCTCCCGGGAGGAGCGCAAGCACATCGAGGAGGCGCTCAAGTCCGGGCAGCTGCCCTGCGTGGTCGCCACCTCCAGCCTGGAGCTGGGCATCGACATGGGCGCGGTCGACCTGGTCGTGCAGATCGAGGCGCCGCCGAGCGTGGCGGCCGGCCTGCAACGCGTCGGCCGGGCCGGACACCAGGTCGGCGCGGTCTCCCGGGGCGTGGTCTTCCCCAAGCACCGGGGCGACCTGCTCTCGTGCGCGGTGGTGGCGGACCGGATGGCCGCCGGGGCGATCGAGGAACTGCACCACCCGCGCAACCCGCTCGACGTGCTCGCCCAGCAGATCGTCGCGATGGTCGCGCTCGAACCGTGGCGGGTCGACGAGCTGGCCGCCGTGGTCCGCCGGGCCGCCCCCTTCGCCGAACTGCCCGACTCCGCCCTGCACGCGGTGCTGGACATGCTCTCCGGGCGGTACCCGTCGACCGCCTTCGCCGAGCTGCGTCCCCGCCTGGTCTGGGACCGCGCCACCGACGTGCTGACCGGCCGGCAGGGCGCGCAGCGGCTCGCGGTCACCAGCGGCGGGACCATCCCGGACCGGGGGCTGTTCGGCGTCTTCCTGGCCGGGGCGGAACGCGCCGCCCGGGTCGGCGAGCTGGACGAGGAGATGGTCTACGAGTCCCGGGTGGGTGACGTCTTCCTGCTCGGCTCCTCGTCCTGGCGGATCGAGGAGATCACCCCGGACCGGGTGCTGGTCTCCCCCGCCCCCGGGCAGGCCGCCCGGATGCCGTTCTGGAAGGGCGACCAGGCGGGCCGCCCGGTCGAGCTGGGCCGGGCGATCGGAGCCCGGGTGCGGGCACTGCTACGGCAGGACGACGAGTCCGCGCTGGCGACGCTGCGCGCCGGTGGGCTGGACGACTGGGCCGCCGGCAACCTGATGGCCTACCTGCGCGAGCAGCAGGCCGCCACGCGGTCCCTCCCGGACGACCGGACGGTGGTGGTCGAGCGGTTCCGCGACGAGCTGGGCGACTGGCGGCTGGCCGTGCACAGCGTGCTCGGCGCCCGGGTCAACGGGCCGTGGGCGCTGGCGATCGGCCGCCGGCTGGCCGAACGGTACGGCGTGGACGCCCAGGTGATGCCCGCCGACGACGGCATCGTGGTCCGCCTTCCGGACACCGCCGACGCCCCGCCCGGCGCCGACGTGGTCGCCTTCGACCCGGACGAGATCACCCAGCTCGTCGAGGAGTCGGTCGGCACGTCGGCGCTCTTCGCCGCCCGGTTCCGCGAGTGCGCGGCCCGGTCGCTGCTGCTCCCCCGCCGGGACCCACGCCGCCGCCAGCCGCTCTGGCAGCAACGGCAACGGGCCGCGCAGCTGCTCGACGTCGCCCGGGAGTACGGCGACTTCCCGGTCACCCTGGAGGCGGCCCGCGAGTGCCTCCAGGACGTGTTCGACCTGCCCGCGCTGACCACGCTGATGCGGGAACTGGCCACCCGGCGGGTCCGCCTGGTCGAGGTGGAGACGTCCCCGCCGTCGCCGTTCGCCCGCTCGCTGCTGTTCGGATATGTCGGTGCGTTCCTCTACGAGGGGGACGCCCCGCTGGCCGAACGGCGGGCCGCTGCCCTGGCGCTGGACTCCGGTCTCCTCGGCGAGCTGCTCGGCCGGGTCGACCTGCGCGAACTGCTCGACCCCACGGTGCTCGCCGAGACCGACCGGCAGCTGCGCTGGCTGACCGAGCAGCGCCGGCCCCGCGACGCCGAGGACGTGGTGGAACTGCTGCGGGTGCTCGGCGACCTGACCGACGCGGAGCTGGCCGAGCGGGGCGTACCGGCGGACTGGCCGACCGGACTGGCCGCCGCCCGCCGGGTGCTGCGGCTGCGGATCGCCGGCCAGGAGCGCTGGGTCGGCGTGGAGGACGCCGCCCGGCTGCGGGACGCGCTCGGCGTGGCGCTGCCGGTCGGCGTGCCGGAGGCGTACCTCGCGCCGGTCGCCGACCCGCTCGGCGACCTGGTCTCCCGGTACGCCCGCACCCACGGCCCGTTCGCCGCGGCGACCTGCGCGGCCCGCTTCGGGCTCGGGGTCGCCGTGGTGGAACAGACGCTGCGCCGGCTCGCCGCGACCGGGCGGGTGGTCTCCGGGGAGTTCCTACCCCAGAGCGCGGGCACCCAGTGGTGCGACGCGGAGGTGCTGCGCCTGTTGCGCCGCCGGTCGCTGGCCGCGCTGCGTCGGGAGATCGAGCCGGTGCCGCCCCGCACGCTCGCCACCTTCCTGCCCCGCTGGCAGCAGATCGGCGCGGCGGCCCGGGGCGTCGAGGCGCTCGCCGCCGCCGTCGAGCAGCTCCAGGGCGTGGCGGTGCCGGCGTCCGCGCTGGAACGGCTGGTGCTGCCGGCCCGGGTGGCCGACTACTCCCCCGCCTTCCTCGACGAACTGTGCGCCAGCGGTGAGCTGGTCTGGGCCGGGTCGGGGGCGATCTCCGGCGGCGACGGCTGGGTCACCCTGGCGTACGCCGACGCCGCGCCGCTGCTGCTCCCTGCGCCGGACGAGGCGCTGGCCCTCACCCCGGCACACCAGGCGGTGCTGGACGCGCTGGCCGACGGGCAGGCCCTCTTCTTCCGGTCCCTCTCCGACCGGGTGGGCTCAGGCGACGACGCGGTACTCACCGCCGTGCTGTGGGACCTGGTCTGGGCCGGGCACCTCACCAACGACACGCTCGCCCCACTGCGCGCCTCGCTCGGCGGAGGCGGGGCGCACCGGGCCCGACCCGCCGCCCCGCGCACCCGCTACCGCCGCCCCGGTCGGATGGCACTACCCGCCCGCAGCGGTCCCCCGACGGTGGCCGGACGCTGGTCCCGGCTGCCCGAGCGGGACACCGACCCGACCCGGCGGGCCGCCGCCCTGGCCGATCTGCTGCTGGAACGGCACGGGGTGCTCACCCGGGGCGCGGTCGTCGCCGAGCAGGTCACCGGCGGTTTCAGCGCGGTCTACCCGGTGCTGTCCGGGCTGGAGGAACGGGGGGCGGCCCGACGCGGGTACTTCGTCGAGGGGTTGGGGGCGGCGCAGTTCGCGGTGCCCGGCGCGGTGGACCGTCTCCGTGCCCTCGCCGACACCGCCGACGGGACGCGGACGCGCGGCGGGGCACCCCTGGTGCTGGCGGCGACCGACCCGGCCAACCCGTACGGGGCGGCGCTGCCCTGGCCGGAGCGGGTGGTCGACTCCGGCGACGGCACCGCCCCCGCCACCGGCCACCGGGCCGCCCGCAAGGCCGGTGCCCTGGTCGTGCTGGTCGACGGGGAGCTGGTGCTCTACGTCGAACGCGGCGGGCGGACGATCCTGTCGTTCAGCGCCGAGGCAGAGGCGCTCACCGGCGCGGCCAAGGCGTTGGCCGACGCGGTGCACTCCGGCGCGCTCGGCGCGATCTCGGTGGAACGCGCGGACGGGGAGGCGGTGCACGTCTCCCCGCTGCGCGACGCGCTGACCACCGCCGGCTTCCGGGCCACGCCCCGGGGCCTGCGCCTGCGCGGCTGA
- a CDS encoding SAM hydrolase/SAM-dependent halogenase family protein, which produces MGFGWVSLTTDYGLSDGFVAACHGVIARLAPQVRVIDVTHLVPPTDVRHGAAVLAQTVPFLPAGVHVAVVDPGVGTSRRGIAVEAPGGLLVGPDNGLLVPAAEALGGVRAAVELTNPRWLAPEVSRTFHGRDVFAPVAARLATGASLAEAGPALDPADLVRLPEPVLEVTPTGFTAEVLTVDHFGNVQLAAPPSVLADRPPTLRVGGHEAVHGRTFGDAPPGQIVIYVDSADRVAVAVNGGRAADRLGVRPGDPVPVRHPD; this is translated from the coding sequence ATGGGGTTCGGATGGGTGTCGTTGACCACGGACTACGGGCTCTCGGACGGGTTCGTCGCGGCCTGCCACGGCGTCATCGCCCGCCTGGCGCCGCAGGTACGCGTGATCGACGTGACCCACCTGGTGCCCCCGACCGACGTACGGCACGGGGCGGCGGTGCTCGCCCAGACCGTGCCGTTTTTGCCGGCCGGGGTGCACGTCGCGGTGGTCGACCCGGGCGTCGGCACCAGCCGGCGGGGGATCGCCGTCGAGGCTCCCGGTGGGCTGCTGGTCGGGCCGGACAACGGGCTGCTGGTGCCGGCCGCCGAGGCGTTGGGCGGCGTCCGCGCGGCGGTCGAGCTGACGAACCCACGGTGGCTGGCCCCGGAGGTGTCCCGCACCTTCCACGGACGGGACGTCTTCGCCCCGGTCGCCGCCCGGCTGGCCACCGGGGCGTCCCTGGCCGAGGCGGGCCCCGCGCTCGACCCGGCCGACCTGGTCCGACTGCCGGAGCCGGTGCTGGAGGTGACCCCGACGGGTTTCACCGCCGAGGTGCTCACCGTCGACCACTTCGGCAACGTCCAGCTCGCCGCACCCCCGTCGGTCCTGGCCGACCGCCCGCCGACGCTCCGGGTGGGCGGGCACGAGGCGGTGCACGGGCGGACCTTCGGCGACGCGCCCCCGGGCCAAATCGTGATCTACGTCGACTCCGCCGACCGGGTCGCGGTGGCGGTGAACGGGGGCCGGGCAGCGGACCGCCTGGGGGTACGACCAGGCGATCCGGTACCGGTCCGGCATCCGGACTGA
- a CDS encoding CPCC family cysteine-rich protein — protein MGEQWVPTTCPCCGYRTGGGTCPVCFWTDDGQGDTDADVVRGGPNGDLSLSHARLNFAIYGASHPRYQEMVRPPRPDEQP, from the coding sequence GTGGGCGAGCAGTGGGTTCCAACGACCTGTCCCTGCTGCGGTTACCGGACCGGTGGGGGCACCTGTCCGGTCTGCTTCTGGACAGACGACGGCCAGGGCGACACGGACGCCGACGTGGTCCGGGGCGGCCCCAACGGCGACCTGAGCCTGTCCCACGCGCGGCTCAACTTCGCCATCTACGGCGCGAGCCACCCCCGCTACCAGGAGATGGTCCGCCCACCCCGTCCGGACGAGCAGCCCTGA
- a CDS encoding DNA-formamidopyrimidine glycosylase family protein: MPEGDTVWNTARVLDRALAGRRLTGSDFRVPQLATTDLTGATVHGCVSRGKHLLLRLTSPPAESPAGDRDGAWTLHSHLRMDGAWRAYAPGERWTGRPAHLIRVVLRTADAVAVGYHLHEVALVPTAEEDALVGHLGPDLLGPDWDAAEAVRRLAAGPTVPVGEALLDQRNLAGVGNLYKCELLFLRGVSPWTPVGEVPDLPGLVGLAQRLLAANRGRWTQSSTGSLRRGETSYVYGRRAQPCRRCGTAVRKRDLGNRVTYWCPTCQPERSGGTQIDTIG, from the coding sequence GTGCCCGAAGGTGACACCGTCTGGAACACCGCCCGCGTGCTGGACCGCGCGCTGGCGGGTCGCCGGCTGACCGGGTCCGACTTCCGGGTGCCGCAGCTCGCCACCACCGATCTCACCGGCGCGACGGTGCACGGCTGCGTCAGCCGGGGCAAGCACCTGCTGCTCCGGCTGACGTCACCGCCCGCCGAGTCCCCTGCCGGCGACCGGGACGGAGCCTGGACGCTGCACTCGCACCTGCGGATGGACGGGGCCTGGCGGGCGTACGCGCCGGGCGAACGGTGGACGGGGCGCCCGGCGCACCTGATCCGGGTGGTGCTGCGTACGGCCGACGCGGTCGCCGTCGGCTACCACCTGCACGAGGTCGCCCTGGTGCCGACCGCCGAGGAGGACGCGCTCGTCGGTCACCTCGGCCCCGACCTGCTCGGCCCGGACTGGGACGCGGCCGAGGCGGTCCGCCGGCTGGCGGCCGGCCCGACGGTCCCCGTCGGCGAGGCCCTGCTCGACCAGCGCAACCTCGCCGGGGTGGGCAACCTCTACAAGTGCGAGCTGCTCTTCCTGCGCGGTGTCTCCCCGTGGACACCCGTCGGCGAGGTGCCGGACCTGCCCGGTCTGGTCGGCCTCGCCCAGCGACTGCTCGCCGCCAACCGGGGCCGGTGGACGCAGAGCAGCACCGGTTCGTTGCGCCGGGGCGAGACCAGCTACGTCTACGGCCGCCGCGCCCAGCCGTGCCGGCGCTGTGGCACCGCCGTCCGCAAGCGCGACCTGGGGAACCGGGTCACCTACTGGTGCCCCACCTGCCAGCCGGAACGTTCCGGCGGCACCCAGATTGACACGATTGGGTAA
- the pspM gene encoding phage shock envelope stress response protein PspM: MADERARYFRRLHRLRRSARRWSVTAGGLGGAAAVLTPYAGLGLPDAAWAGAAGSALMLAAWRWVDLRAHAARPAPPPLDPTEAAARSRARLVAAVERLPAGPNVLAEVRRARARMALRGTAAAEPWARLDRAALTLAGMAGRLTGLADPAVLEAAAADRSLRDLAERVANVERAMRLAPAPAGESLAETHRVLVGQLHEGVAAYEQLVVAAAGYVAEDARPTGTHPAASRLTEATDLLHGVASALAELRAVGDPRRAPSH, from the coding sequence GTGGCAGACGAGCGAGCGCGATACTTCCGGCGGCTGCACCGGTTGCGCCGGTCCGCCCGACGGTGGAGCGTCACCGCCGGTGGGCTCGGCGGCGCGGCGGCGGTCCTCACCCCGTACGCCGGCCTCGGCCTGCCTGACGCGGCCTGGGCCGGCGCGGCGGGCAGCGCCCTGATGCTGGCCGCCTGGCGCTGGGTCGACCTGCGGGCGCACGCGGCACGGCCGGCCCCGCCCCCGCTGGACCCGACCGAGGCCGCCGCCCGTTCCCGGGCCCGGCTGGTCGCCGCCGTGGAACGCCTCCCGGCCGGCCCGAACGTGCTCGCCGAGGTGCGTCGGGCCCGCGCCCGGATGGCGCTGCGCGGCACCGCCGCGGCCGAGCCGTGGGCCCGCCTCGACCGGGCCGCGTTGACCCTCGCGGGAATGGCCGGCCGGCTCACCGGGCTGGCCGACCCGGCGGTGCTCGAAGCGGCGGCGGCCGACCGTTCCCTGCGGGATCTCGCCGAGCGGGTGGCGAACGTGGAACGGGCGATGCGACTCGCGCCGGCACCGGCCGGCGAGTCGCTGGCCGAGACCCACCGGGTGCTGGTGGGGCAGCTGCACGAGGGGGTGGCCGCGTACGAGCAGCTCGTCGTCGCGGCGGCCGGTTACGTCGCCGAGGACGCCCGTCCCACCGGCACCCATCCGGCCGCCTCCCGGCTGACCGAGGCGACCGACCTGCTGCATGGGGTGGCCTCGGCCCTGGCGGAACTGCGCGCGGTCGGCGACCCGCGACGGGCACCGAGCCACTAG